The Alosa sapidissima isolate fAloSap1 chromosome 8, fAloSap1.pri, whole genome shotgun sequence genome contains a region encoding:
- the gak gene encoding cyclin-G-associated kinase isoform X4 produces MSLFQSAIDFLAGPGSAGAASRDHNDFVGQIVELGDMKLRIKRVIAEGGFAFVYEAQDLGSSKEYALKRLLSHEEEKNKEIIQEVCFMKKLSGHPNVVQFCSAASIGKEESDTGQAEFLILTELCKGQLVDFIKRVEQKGSISCDTILKIFYQSCRAVQHMHKQKPPVIHRDLKIENLLISQQGTVKLCDFGSSTTIAHYPDYSWSAQKRSMVEDEITRNTTPAYRTPEMIDMYSNFPINEKQDIWALGCILFLLCFKQHPFEEGAKLQIVNGKYSIPQNDVKYTVFHELIRSMLKINPEERLSINELVNQLQEVAAARNVNPKSPITELLEQNGGYGNNGAQLPAQINNIHNAGMYGADPDQSGSGFLDILKGGTERFLTNIKDTSSKVIQSVASYAKGDLDISYITSRIAVMSFPAEGVESAIKNSIEDVRLFLDSRHPGHYAIYNLSKRSYRPSRFHNRVFECGWQARRAPNLRNLYSICKNMHQWLKQDQRNICVVHCLDGRAASAVAVCSFLCFCRLFTTAEAAVYMFSMKRCPPGIAPSHKRYIEYMCDMMAEEPIIPHSKPLLIRSIAMTPVPLFNKQRNGCRPFCEVYVGDERVATTSQEYDRMKDFKSEDGRAEIPLDITVQGDVLIVIYHARSTLGGRLQAKMASMKMFQIQFHTGFVPRNATTVKFAKYDLDACDIQEKYPDLFQANLNVEVEPQDRPSNKSPLWDNFATKGLNPKILFSSRDEQQEILSKFGKPELPRQPGSTAFYDAESPQTEQTPDGSNRSESESPQDNDPNANNFFQTLDWQDVSGQHDGPDSLSGPMDDQDNLSDASEDESYSYSGPPGEPLSRDASEPLFDTDFQSPTQPPEPQPSDTVDLLGLNSDTPGPPAPPQTSTEGGMKASSSNSDLLNDLFAPPGIGVRQDSSNDLIGDQADQDLFFNNAPSNTTAAAQPPKLNDFFDPFGMGSGPSAHQQSEPDLFGDLLGSEGASSNSNPPPSSNSSLFDLNKLTNEPPKMTSSASQPDLLGGWDSWTKSGGPAAAASMNAMPKKPSFPAPGVASISKTKSQSFDPFADLGNLGATLPGSSSGGFSGSGFSMKSGPSAAPKSGGQQWPAGGSQAGAGKGWMPPASASKPQPPKSAPQSGKPNYNVNFSVIGGREERGIRGPGFGPKPKVKEDDFGDLLSTQGFSSKPDRRGPRTIAEMRRQELSRDMDPLKLQILDWIEGKERNIRALISTLHTVLWEGETKWRPMGMADLVTPDQVKKAYRKAVLVVHPDKATGQPYEEYAKMIFMELNDAWSEFENQGSKALF; encoded by the exons ATGTCCCTCTTCCAGTCCGCAATTGATTTCCTCGCTGGGCCCGGTTCGGCAGGAGCTGCTAGTCGGGACCATAATGACTTTGTTGGGCAAATTGTCGAGCTTGGTGATATGAAACTTAGAATTAAAAGAGTTATTGCAGAAG GGGGATTTGCCTTTGTGTATGAAGCACAGGATTTAGGTAGCAGCAAAGAATATGCCCTCAAG CGACTCCTGTCccatgaggaggagaagaacaaAGAAATCATCCAAGAAGTCTGTTTCATG AAAAAGCTGTCTGGCCACCCGAATGTTGTGCAGTTCTGCTCAGCTGCTTCTATAGGGAAAGAGGAGTCAGACACGGGTCAAGCGGAGTTCCTTATCTTAACAGAACTGTGTAAAG GTCAGCTGGTGGACTTCATCAAGCGTGTGGAGCAGAAGGGCTCCATATCATGTGACACGATCCTCAAGATCTTCTACCAGTCCTGCCGGGCCGTGCAGCACATGCACAAGCAGAAACCTCCCGTCATCCACCGCGACCTCAAG ATTGAGAACCTGCTGATCAGCCAACAGGGCACCGTTAAGCTGTGTGACTTTGGCAGTTCCACCACAATCGCCCACTACCCTGACTACAGCTGGTCTGCTCAGAAGAGGTCCATGGTGGAGGATGAG ATCACCAGAAACACTACTCCTGCTTACCGTACGCCTGAGATGATCGACATGTACTCTAATTTCCCCATCAATGAGAAGCAGGACATCTGG GCCCTAGGATGCATCCTCTTTCTGCTCTGCTTTAAACAGCACCCGTTTGAGGAGGGTGCAAAGCTGCAGATTGTGAATGGGAAATACTCCATCCCGCAGAATGACGTCAAGTACACTGTCTTTCACGAGCTCATCC GGTCCATGCTGAAGATCAACCCAGAGGAGCGTTTGTCCATCAACGAGCTGGTGAACCAGCTGCAGGAGGTTGCTGCTGCTAGGAACGTCAATCCCAAGTCCCCCATCACGGAG CTCCTGGAGCAGAACGGAGGCTACGGAAACAACGGAGCCCAACTGCCAGCGCAGATCAACAACATCCACAATGCAG GGATGTATGGGGCTGATCCTGACCAATCAGGCAGTGGCTTCCTGGACATCCTCAAGGGAGGGACTGAACGCTTCCTGACCAACATCAAAGACACCTCCTCAAAGGTCATCCAGTCTGTGGCCAG CTATGCAAAAGGAGACCTCGACATTTCTTACATCACCTCCAGAATAGCAG TGATGTCCTTCCCAGCTGAAGGAGTTGAGTCTGCAATTAAGAACAGCATAGAGGACGTGCGGTTGTTCCTGGACTCGCGCCACCCGGGTCACTATGCCATTTACAACCTCTCCAAGCGCTCTTACCGACCCTCCCGATTCCACAACAGG GTGTTTGAGTGTGGGTGGCAGGCGAGGCGGGCCCCCAACCTGAGGAACCTCTACAGCATCTGCAAGAACATGCACCAGTGGCTCAAACAGGACCAGAGGAACATCTGCGTGGTGCACTGTCTG GACGGGCGTGCAGCCTCCGCGGTGGCCGTGTGCTCCTTCCTGTGCTTCTGCCGTCTCTTCACCACAGCTGAGGCGGCCGTCTACATGTTCAGCATGAAACGCTGCCCGCCGGGTATTGCTCCCTCACACAAAAG gTACATCGAGTACATGTGTGACATGATGGCCGAGGAGCCCATCATCCCTCACAGCAAGCCCCTGCTCATCCGCTCCATCGCCATGACGCCCGTGCCCCTTTTCAACAAGCAGCGCAACGGCTGCCGGCCCTTCTGCGAGGTGTACGTGGGCGACGAGCGCGTGGCCACCACCTCCCAGGAGTACGACAGGATGAA GGACTTTAAATCAGAGGATGGACGTGCTGAGATTCCTCTTGACATCACAGTGCAAGGGGACGTGCTCATCGTCATATATCACGCCCGCTCCACATTGGGTGGCCGTCTTCAAGCCAAG ATGGCCTCCATGAAGATGTTCCAGATCCAGTTCCACACAGGCTTTGTGCCGCGAAATGCTACCACAGTCAAGTTTGCAAA GTATGATTTAGACGCCTGTGACATCCAGGAGAAGTATCCCGACCTCTTCCAGGCCAACCTGAACGTGGAGGTGGAGCCTCAGGATCGCCCAAGCAACAAATCTCCACTGTGGGACAACTTTGCCACCAAAGGCCTCAATCCCAAGATCCTCTTCTCCAGCCGTGACGAGCAACAGGAGATTCTCTCTAAGTTTG GCAAGCCTGAGCTCCCACGGCAACCAGGCTCCACGGCCTTCTATGACGCTGAATCGCCCCAGACGGAGCAAACGCCTGATGGCTCCAACAGGTCCGAGTCGGAGTCCCCCCAGGACAACGACCCCAACGCCAACAACTTCTTTCAGACCCTTGACTGGCAGG ATGTTAGTGGTCAACACGATGGGCCGGACAGCTTGTCTGGTCCCATGGACGACCAGGACAACCTGAGCGATGCCTCGGAAGACGAGTCCTACTCCTACTCGGGCCCGCCGGGCGAACCACTGTCCCGCGATGCCAGCGAGCCCTTGTTCGACACGGACTTCCAGTCTCCGACCCAGCCTCCAGAGCCCCAGCCCAGCGACACTGTAGACCTGCTGGGCCTGAACTCGGACACTCCCGGCCCGCCAGCTCCTCCGCAGACCAGCACAGAAGGTGGCATGAAGGCCTCCTCCAGCAACAGTGACCTCCTGAACGACCTCTTTGCCCCACCCGGGATCGGTGTGCGACAAGATAGCAGCAACGACTTGATTGGAGACCAAGCGGACCAGGACCTGTTCTTTAACAATGCGCCTAGCAATACCACGGCTGCAGCCCAGCCTCCCAAAT TGAATGACTTCTTTGACCCATTCGGAATGGGATCAGGTCCGTCTGCACACCAGCAGTCAGAGCCCGACCTGTTTGGGGACCTCCTTGGCTCAGAGGGAGCCTCCAGCAACTCCAACCCGCCTCCATCCTCCAACTCCAGCCTCTTTGACCTCA ATAAGCTGACCAACGAGCCTCCCAAAATGACCTCGTCCGCTAGCCAGCCAGACTTGCTTGGAGGATGGGACAGCTGGACGAAAAGCGGTGGACCCGCTGCAGCAGCCAGCATGAACGCCATGCCCAAAAAACCCTCCTTCCCCG CGCCGGGTGTGGCATCCATCTCCAAGACCAAGTCACAGAGCTTTGATCCCTTTGCTGATCTTGGAAACCTGGGAGCCACATTACCAG GTTCCTCCAGCGGGGGCTTCTCTGGCTCTGGGTTCAGCATGAAGTCAGGGCCCTCAGCTGCCCCCAAAAGCGGAGGCCAACAGTGGCCGGCTGGTGGCTCTCAGGCAGGGGCAGGTAAAGGCTGGATGCCCCCTGCTTCGGCCTCAAAGCCCCAGCCACCCAAATCTGCCCCCCAGTCCGGCAAACCAAACTACAACGTCAACTTCAGTGTGATCGGGggacgagaggagaggggcaTCAGGGGCCCGGGCTTTG gcCCAAAACCGAAAGTGAAGGAGGATGACTTTGGGGACCTGCTGTCCACTCAGGGCTTTTCGTCCAAGCCAGATAGGAGAGGGCCCCGAACCATCGCTGAGATGAGGAGACAGGAGCTGTCCAGAGACATGGATCCTTTGAAACTCCAG ATCCTGGACTGGATCGAGGGGAAGGAGCGGAACATCCGGGCCCTGATCTCCACCCTTCATACGGTCTTGTGGGAGGGAGAGACCAAATGGAGGCCGATGGGCATGGCCGACCTGGTGACCCCCGATCAGGTCAAGAAGGCTTACAGGAAAGCTGTGCTCGTGGTGCATCCCGACAAG GCCACAGGTCAGCCTTACGAAGAATATGCTAAAATGATCTTTATGGAGCTGAACGACGCCTGGTCTGAGTTTGAGAACCAAGGATCCAAAGCCCTCTtctga
- the gak gene encoding cyclin-G-associated kinase isoform X2 encodes MSLFQSAIDFLAGPGSAGAASRDHNDFVGQIVELGDMKLRIKRVIAEGGFAFVYEAQDLGSSKEYALKRLLSHEEEKNKEIIQEVCFMKKLSGHPNVVQFCSAASIGKEESDTGQAEFLILTELCKGQLVDFIKRVEQKGSISCDTILKIFYQSCRAVQHMHKQKPPVIHRDLKIENLLISQQGTVKLCDFGSSTTIAHYPDYSWSAQKRSMVEDEITRNTTPAYRTPEMIDMYSNFPINEKQDIWALGCILFLLCFKQHPFEEGAKLQIVNGKYSIPQNDVKYTVFHELIRSMLKINPEERLSINELVNQLQEVAAARNVNPKSPITELLEQNGGYGNNGAQLPAQINNIHNAGMYGADPDQSGSGFLDILKGGTERFLTNIKDTSSKVIQSVASYAKGDLDISYITSRIAVMSFPAEGVESAIKNSIEDVRLFLDSRHPGHYAIYNLSKRSYRPSRFHNRVFECGWQARRAPNLRNLYSICKNMHQWLKQDQRNICVVHCLDGRAASAVAVCSFLCFCRLFTTAEAAVYMFSMKRCPPGIAPSHKRYIEYMCDMMAEEPIIPHSKPLLIRSIAMTPVPLFNKQRNGCRPFCEVYVGDERVATTSQEYDRMKDFKSEDGRAEIPLDITVQGDVLIVIYHARSTLGGRLQAKMASMKMFQIQFHTGFVPRNATTVKFAKYDLDACDIQEKYPDLFQANLNVEVEPQDRPSNKSPLWDNFATKGLNPKILFSSRDEQQEILSKFGKPELPRQPGSTAFYDAESPQTEQTPDGSNRSESESPQDNDPNANNFFQTLDWQDVSGQHDGPDSLSGPMDDQDNLSDASEDESYSYSGPPGEPLSRDASEPLFDTDFQSPTQPPEPQPSDTVDLLGLNSDTPGPPAPPQTSTEGGMKASSSNSDLLNDLFAPPGIGVRQDSSNDLIGDQADQDLFFNNAPSNTTAAAQPPKLNDFFDPFGMGSGPSAHQQSEPDLFGDLLGSEGASSNSNPPPSSNSSLFDLNKLTNEPPKMTSSASQPDLLGGWDSWTKSGGPAAAASMNAMPKKPSFPAPGVASISKTKSQSFDPFADLGNLGATLPGSSSGGFSGSGFSMKSGPSAAPKSGGQQWPAGGSQAGAGKGWMPPASASKPQPPKSAPQSGKPNYNVNFSVIGGREERGIRGPGFGESGPKPKVKEDDFGDLLSTQGFSSKPDRRGPRTIAEMRRQELSRDMDPLKLQILDWIEGKERNIRALISTLHTVLWEGETKWRPMGMADLVTPDQVKKAYRKAVLVVHPDKATGQPYEEYAKMIFMELNDAWSEFENQGSKALF; translated from the exons ATGTCCCTCTTCCAGTCCGCAATTGATTTCCTCGCTGGGCCCGGTTCGGCAGGAGCTGCTAGTCGGGACCATAATGACTTTGTTGGGCAAATTGTCGAGCTTGGTGATATGAAACTTAGAATTAAAAGAGTTATTGCAGAAG GGGGATTTGCCTTTGTGTATGAAGCACAGGATTTAGGTAGCAGCAAAGAATATGCCCTCAAG CGACTCCTGTCccatgaggaggagaagaacaaAGAAATCATCCAAGAAGTCTGTTTCATG AAAAAGCTGTCTGGCCACCCGAATGTTGTGCAGTTCTGCTCAGCTGCTTCTATAGGGAAAGAGGAGTCAGACACGGGTCAAGCGGAGTTCCTTATCTTAACAGAACTGTGTAAAG GTCAGCTGGTGGACTTCATCAAGCGTGTGGAGCAGAAGGGCTCCATATCATGTGACACGATCCTCAAGATCTTCTACCAGTCCTGCCGGGCCGTGCAGCACATGCACAAGCAGAAACCTCCCGTCATCCACCGCGACCTCAAG ATTGAGAACCTGCTGATCAGCCAACAGGGCACCGTTAAGCTGTGTGACTTTGGCAGTTCCACCACAATCGCCCACTACCCTGACTACAGCTGGTCTGCTCAGAAGAGGTCCATGGTGGAGGATGAG ATCACCAGAAACACTACTCCTGCTTACCGTACGCCTGAGATGATCGACATGTACTCTAATTTCCCCATCAATGAGAAGCAGGACATCTGG GCCCTAGGATGCATCCTCTTTCTGCTCTGCTTTAAACAGCACCCGTTTGAGGAGGGTGCAAAGCTGCAGATTGTGAATGGGAAATACTCCATCCCGCAGAATGACGTCAAGTACACTGTCTTTCACGAGCTCATCC GGTCCATGCTGAAGATCAACCCAGAGGAGCGTTTGTCCATCAACGAGCTGGTGAACCAGCTGCAGGAGGTTGCTGCTGCTAGGAACGTCAATCCCAAGTCCCCCATCACGGAG CTCCTGGAGCAGAACGGAGGCTACGGAAACAACGGAGCCCAACTGCCAGCGCAGATCAACAACATCCACAATGCAG GGATGTATGGGGCTGATCCTGACCAATCAGGCAGTGGCTTCCTGGACATCCTCAAGGGAGGGACTGAACGCTTCCTGACCAACATCAAAGACACCTCCTCAAAGGTCATCCAGTCTGTGGCCAG CTATGCAAAAGGAGACCTCGACATTTCTTACATCACCTCCAGAATAGCAG TGATGTCCTTCCCAGCTGAAGGAGTTGAGTCTGCAATTAAGAACAGCATAGAGGACGTGCGGTTGTTCCTGGACTCGCGCCACCCGGGTCACTATGCCATTTACAACCTCTCCAAGCGCTCTTACCGACCCTCCCGATTCCACAACAGG GTGTTTGAGTGTGGGTGGCAGGCGAGGCGGGCCCCCAACCTGAGGAACCTCTACAGCATCTGCAAGAACATGCACCAGTGGCTCAAACAGGACCAGAGGAACATCTGCGTGGTGCACTGTCTG GACGGGCGTGCAGCCTCCGCGGTGGCCGTGTGCTCCTTCCTGTGCTTCTGCCGTCTCTTCACCACAGCTGAGGCGGCCGTCTACATGTTCAGCATGAAACGCTGCCCGCCGGGTATTGCTCCCTCACACAAAAG gTACATCGAGTACATGTGTGACATGATGGCCGAGGAGCCCATCATCCCTCACAGCAAGCCCCTGCTCATCCGCTCCATCGCCATGACGCCCGTGCCCCTTTTCAACAAGCAGCGCAACGGCTGCCGGCCCTTCTGCGAGGTGTACGTGGGCGACGAGCGCGTGGCCACCACCTCCCAGGAGTACGACAGGATGAA GGACTTTAAATCAGAGGATGGACGTGCTGAGATTCCTCTTGACATCACAGTGCAAGGGGACGTGCTCATCGTCATATATCACGCCCGCTCCACATTGGGTGGCCGTCTTCAAGCCAAG ATGGCCTCCATGAAGATGTTCCAGATCCAGTTCCACACAGGCTTTGTGCCGCGAAATGCTACCACAGTCAAGTTTGCAAA GTATGATTTAGACGCCTGTGACATCCAGGAGAAGTATCCCGACCTCTTCCAGGCCAACCTGAACGTGGAGGTGGAGCCTCAGGATCGCCCAAGCAACAAATCTCCACTGTGGGACAACTTTGCCACCAAAGGCCTCAATCCCAAGATCCTCTTCTCCAGCCGTGACGAGCAACAGGAGATTCTCTCTAAGTTTG GCAAGCCTGAGCTCCCACGGCAACCAGGCTCCACGGCCTTCTATGACGCTGAATCGCCCCAGACGGAGCAAACGCCTGATGGCTCCAACAGGTCCGAGTCGGAGTCCCCCCAGGACAACGACCCCAACGCCAACAACTTCTTTCAGACCCTTGACTGGCAGG ATGTTAGTGGTCAACACGATGGGCCGGACAGCTTGTCTGGTCCCATGGACGACCAGGACAACCTGAGCGATGCCTCGGAAGACGAGTCCTACTCCTACTCGGGCCCGCCGGGCGAACCACTGTCCCGCGATGCCAGCGAGCCCTTGTTCGACACGGACTTCCAGTCTCCGACCCAGCCTCCAGAGCCCCAGCCCAGCGACACTGTAGACCTGCTGGGCCTGAACTCGGACACTCCCGGCCCGCCAGCTCCTCCGCAGACCAGCACAGAAGGTGGCATGAAGGCCTCCTCCAGCAACAGTGACCTCCTGAACGACCTCTTTGCCCCACCCGGGATCGGTGTGCGACAAGATAGCAGCAACGACTTGATTGGAGACCAAGCGGACCAGGACCTGTTCTTTAACAATGCGCCTAGCAATACCACGGCTGCAGCCCAGCCTCCCAAAT TGAATGACTTCTTTGACCCATTCGGAATGGGATCAGGTCCGTCTGCACACCAGCAGTCAGAGCCCGACCTGTTTGGGGACCTCCTTGGCTCAGAGGGAGCCTCCAGCAACTCCAACCCGCCTCCATCCTCCAACTCCAGCCTCTTTGACCTCA ATAAGCTGACCAACGAGCCTCCCAAAATGACCTCGTCCGCTAGCCAGCCAGACTTGCTTGGAGGATGGGACAGCTGGACGAAAAGCGGTGGACCCGCTGCAGCAGCCAGCATGAACGCCATGCCCAAAAAACCCTCCTTCCCCG CGCCGGGTGTGGCATCCATCTCCAAGACCAAGTCACAGAGCTTTGATCCCTTTGCTGATCTTGGAAACCTGGGAGCCACATTACCAG GTTCCTCCAGCGGGGGCTTCTCTGGCTCTGGGTTCAGCATGAAGTCAGGGCCCTCAGCTGCCCCCAAAAGCGGAGGCCAACAGTGGCCGGCTGGTGGCTCTCAGGCAGGGGCAGGTAAAGGCTGGATGCCCCCTGCTTCGGCCTCAAAGCCCCAGCCACCCAAATCTGCCCCCCAGTCCGGCAAACCAAACTACAACGTCAACTTCAGTGTGATCGGGggacgagaggagaggggcaTCAGGGGCCCGGGCTTTGGTGAGAGCG gcCCAAAACCGAAAGTGAAGGAGGATGACTTTGGGGACCTGCTGTCCACTCAGGGCTTTTCGTCCAAGCCAGATAGGAGAGGGCCCCGAACCATCGCTGAGATGAGGAGACAGGAGCTGTCCAGAGACATGGATCCTTTGAAACTCCAG ATCCTGGACTGGATCGAGGGGAAGGAGCGGAACATCCGGGCCCTGATCTCCACCCTTCATACGGTCTTGTGGGAGGGAGAGACCAAATGGAGGCCGATGGGCATGGCCGACCTGGTGACCCCCGATCAGGTCAAGAAGGCTTACAGGAAAGCTGTGCTCGTGGTGCATCCCGACAAG GCCACAGGTCAGCCTTACGAAGAATATGCTAAAATGATCTTTATGGAGCTGAACGACGCCTGGTCTGAGTTTGAGAACCAAGGATCCAAAGCCCTCTtctga